The genomic window GCCTGCTGCGGATGACCCAGCGTTGCCCGGATTCCGGCCTCCCCTCATGTGACGGCCGGAATCCGGGCATTACCTCGAACCGCGCTCAGGGCGCTGCCGCGAATACGGGCTCAGTGGGCGAGAACGCCGCTCAACTCGTTCGGGCTGTCCGGCAGGGTGACCGACGCGGTGACCGCGCCCGCGGCGAGGTCGACGCGGTGCACCTTCTTGGTGGCCGGGTCGGAGACGTAGGCGACGCCGCCGCGGACGAACAGGGCCGGGCGGGCCTGCTGCCACTTCAGCGGTTCCTGCCAGGAGTCGATGACCGGGATGGTGCGGGTGACCGTTCCCGCGACCGGATCGATGACGTGGATGCGGCCGTCGGTGCCGAGCACCAGCGCCTCACCCTGCGGGCCGCGGCCGAGCGAACGGAACGTGTAGCTGGTGCCGATGTCGACGAGCCGCAGCGTGCCGGTGACCGTGTCGATCAGTGAGACCTGCTGCGGCCGTTCGAGTTCCGCGTCCTTGTCCTTCTTGTAGTCGCCGAGCACGACGGTCGATTCCGGGCTGCCGGCCTGGTTGCCGATGCGGCCGTAGGGCGTCGGGCTCGCCACCTTGGTGATGACGCCGCCGCGGTAGACCAGCGCGCCGGTCTGGCAGCCGACGACCACGGTGTCGCCCGCGGCGATGGCCTCGCCGTGCACACCGGGGCAGTCCTCGTTGCGGGCGATCTCCTTGCGCTGGGAATCGAGCACCGCGATACCGGTGCGCTTCTCCTCGGTGCCGAGCGTGACGACCAGCGACCCGTCGGCCAGCTCGATGGCGACGCCGTGGTGCGGCGTGGCTGCCTTGTAGACCTCGGTGGCGGGTTTTCCGTCGGTCAACCGCACCGGGTCGAACGAGGTGACTTCGCCGGTACCGTCGGCGAACAGCACCGTCCGCCCGGCGTGCTGGACCACGTGACCCGGCTTGGCGCCGGGGAATTCGACATCGGTGAACTCGGCCGCCACGGCGTCGTAGACCCGGAACGTGTCCTTGTGCGACACCATCAGATGCCGGTCGTCGCCCGCCGGGTTGAGGCGGTTGAAGCCTTCGAGCGCTGTGCTGCCGCGCAATTCGAGCGTCGCGCCATCGAGCACGTGGATGCCGCCGTCGTAGGTGACCGCGACGGGCTCGGCGATCCGCTTGCCCGCGGGCTCGGCCTCGTCCGAGCCGCATCCGGCCAGCGCCAGCGCCGCGGTGAGCAGACCCGACAGCGCGAGCGCACTGCCGTTCTTTGGCCGAAAGTGCATGTGGTGCTCCC from Nocardia bhagyanarayanae includes these protein-coding regions:
- the aztD gene encoding zinc metallochaperone AztD — encoded protein: MHFRPKNGSALALSGLLTAALALAGCGSDEAEPAGKRIAEPVAVTYDGGIHVLDGATLELRGSTALEGFNRLNPAGDDRHLMVSHKDTFRVYDAVAAEFTDVEFPGAKPGHVVQHAGRTVLFADGTGEVTSFDPVRLTDGKPATEVYKAATPHHGVAIELADGSLVVTLGTEEKRTGIAVLDSQRKEIARNEDCPGVHGEAIAAGDTVVVGCQTGALVYRGGVITKVASPTPYGRIGNQAGSPESTVVLGDYKKDKDAELERPQQVSLIDTVTGTLRLVDIGTSYTFRSLGRGPQGEALVLGTDGRIHVIDPVAGTVTRTIPVIDSWQEPLKWQQARPALFVRGGVAYVSDPATKKVHRVDLAAGAVTASVTLPDSPNELSGVLAH